The following are encoded in a window of Geobacter metallireducens GS-15 genomic DNA:
- the infC gene encoding translation initiation factor IF-3, whose amino-acid sequence MAKPTVNVNQAIRAREIRVVGANSEQLGIMPLNEALALAESQQLDLVEVSPTAVPPVCRIMDYGKFKYQQSKKLQEAKKKQSHVVVKEVKLRPKTDEHDLQFKIKHVRRFIEEGNKAKVTLVFRGREITHMEFGVRALERVASEIEDIAVIEMKPKMEGRSMFMIVAPKVKK is encoded by the coding sequence ATAGCCAAGCCGACCGTAAATGTAAACCAAGCTATCAGAGCCCGTGAGATACGGGTTGTTGGAGCCAATAGCGAGCAGCTTGGTATTATGCCATTAAATGAGGCTCTCGCACTTGCGGAGAGTCAGCAGCTTGATCTTGTCGAGGTTTCTCCCACGGCCGTTCCTCCTGTCTGCCGGATCATGGACTATGGTAAGTTCAAGTATCAGCAGAGCAAGAAGCTGCAGGAAGCCAAGAAGAAGCAATCACACGTCGTGGTTAAGGAAGTAAAGCTTCGCCCCAAGACCGATGAGCATGATCTCCAGTTCAAGATCAAACACGTGCGTCGCTTCATCGAAGAGGGGAACAAGGCAAAGGTGACTCTCGTATTTCGTGGCCGTGAAATTACGCATATGGAATTCGGGGTTCGCGCCCTTGAGCGGGTTGCCAGTGAGATTGAAGATATCGCTGTCATCGAGATGAAGCCGAAGATGGAAGGGCGGAGTATGTTCATGATAGTCGCCCCCAAAGTAAAAAAATAG
- a CDS encoding ABC transporter permease: MGSNTFSPSALQVVLSRISYFRRIWEFRDLFLVFVWREFSVRYKHTLIGAAWAVIQPLSMMLLFTFVFSFVLKMKVSNYPYAVFFYSGLLPWMFFDSAIKYSVPSFTAHYGLITKIYFPREIIPFSCISVAVVDFLISFVVYLFLLLFFDIPLTVNIFYLLPLLFCMILFIASASLILACLNVFYRDVRLAINFIMQLWFFATPVFYSTTQIKGTLKYVLYLNPMTFFIEGFRSCTLYGQPVDLGTLTLFTVLTFTALLITLKLFVRVERLFADVL, translated from the coding sequence ATGGGTTCTAATACTTTTTCGCCAAGTGCATTGCAGGTCGTACTGAGTCGTATAAGCTACTTTCGGCGAATATGGGAATTTAGGGATCTTTTCTTGGTTTTTGTGTGGCGCGAATTTTCTGTGCGTTACAAACATACACTGATTGGTGCGGCTTGGGCTGTAATTCAACCATTGTCAATGATGCTGCTGTTTACTTTTGTCTTTAGCTTTGTGTTAAAAATGAAAGTTTCCAACTACCCCTATGCGGTTTTCTTTTATTCAGGCCTTCTCCCCTGGATGTTTTTCGATTCTGCCATAAAGTACTCTGTCCCAAGTTTTACGGCCCATTATGGGCTGATTACTAAAATCTATTTCCCTCGTGAAATTATTCCTTTTTCTTGCATATCTGTGGCAGTAGTCGACTTTTTGATATCATTTGTTGTTTATCTGTTTTTGTTGTTGTTTTTTGACATTCCGTTGACGGTAAATATTTTTTATCTGTTACCGTTGCTGTTTTGTATGATTTTGTTTATTGCTTCGGCTTCACTGATTCTCGCCTGTTTAAATGTCTTTTACCGCGACGTACGACTTGCTATCAATTTCATCATGCAACTCTGGTTTTTTGCAACACCGGTGTTTTACAGCACAACACAAATTAAAGGAACGTTGAAATACGTTCTGTACCTTAATCCCATGACTTTTTTTATTGAAGGCTTTCGAAGTTGTACTCTGTACGGTCAGCCCGTAGATCTTGGTACTTTGACTCTTTTTACAGTTTTGACTTTTACCGCGTTGTTGATAACTTTAAAGCTTTTTGTTCGGGTTGAGAGGTTATTTGCTGATGTCCTCTGA
- a CDS encoding integration host factor subunit alpha gives MTKADIVEQIYEKVGFSKKESAELVERVFGLIKETLENGEKIKIAGFGNFVVKEKADRRGRNPQTGDEIIISARRILTFKPSQVLKSSINS, from the coding sequence ATGACCAAGGCAGATATTGTCGAGCAGATCTACGAGAAGGTGGGTTTTTCAAAAAAAGAATCCGCTGAACTTGTTGAGCGGGTCTTTGGTCTGATCAAAGAAACCCTTGAAAATGGTGAAAAGATAAAGATCGCCGGTTTCGGTAACTTTGTCGTGAAGGAAAAAGCTGACCGGCGTGGCCGCAATCCCCAGACAGGCGATGAGATTATCATTTCCGCCCGCAGGATTCTCACGTTCAAGCCCAGTCAGGTTCTCAAGTCCTCGATCAATTCCTGA
- the rpmI gene encoding 50S ribosomal protein L35, producing the protein MPKIKTNRGAAKRFRKTASGKIKRNSAFTSHILTSKTRKRKRQLRSSSIVAAVDQKNIARLIPYK; encoded by the coding sequence ATGCCCAAGATCAAGACAAACCGTGGCGCAGCCAAGCGTTTCAGGAAGACTGCCAGCGGTAAAATCAAGAGAAATAGCGCTTTTACCAGCCATATTCTTACGTCGAAGACCCGCAAGCGCAAGCGTCAGCTCCGTTCGAGCTCCATCGTTGCTGCTGTCGATCAGAAGAATATCGCCAGATTGATCCCCTATAAGTAA
- the rplT gene encoding 50S ribosomal protein L20, with the protein MPRVKRGFKARRRRNKVLKLAKGYRGARSKLFRSATEAVDRALNYAFRDRKVKKRDFRALWITRINAASRLNGLSYSKLIHGLKKASVEIDRKVLADLAVSDPQGFSEIASVAKTQI; encoded by the coding sequence ATGCCAAGGGTAAAAAGAGGTTTCAAAGCGAGACGCAGAAGAAACAAGGTGCTCAAACTCGCCAAGGGATACCGGGGCGCACGGAGCAAGTTGTTCCGGAGCGCGACCGAGGCCGTGGATCGCGCACTTAACTACGCTTTTAGGGACCGCAAAGTCAAGAAGCGTGATTTCCGTGCTCTCTGGATCACCCGGATCAACGCGGCTTCCCGTCTCAATGGGCTTTCGTACAGCAAGCTCATCCATGGGCTGAAAAAAGCGAGCGTCGAGATTGACCGCAAGGTGCTTGCGGATCTGGCCGTGTCGGATCCCCAAGGCTTCTCCGAGATCGCTTCTGTCGCCAAAACACAGATTTAG
- a CDS encoding glycosyltransferase family 9 protein, which produces MNLRLIKAADAILGRVATVLLPAPVVGCYGTSIRSVLFIRPGGIGDAVLLIPAILSFRNKYPKARITVLAEKRNGAVFTLCSVIDEILLYDNNGELFMALRGSYDAVIDTEQWHRLSAVVARMTWAQILIGFGTNVRSRLFTHQLDYEQSDYEETSFLRLLTSLGIAVTQTSVPFLTVPTPAASVAEVLLGELADRTFVVIFPGASIPERRWGADKFRQVAKRLSAKGVSGVVVGGEDDRGEGERIVADTGWLNLMGETSLQETTAIIERSSLLVSGDSGILHIAVGLGIPTVSLFGPGREKKWAPRGDNHIVINKHLPCSPCTTFGYTPKCPINARCMAEISVDEVEQAVLTLLDRKNFDKHQQKP; this is translated from the coding sequence ATGAACCTTCGACTGATTAAAGCTGCGGATGCCATTCTCGGACGGGTAGCGACAGTCTTGCTTCCGGCGCCGGTTGTTGGTTGCTATGGGACTTCAATCCGATCGGTCCTTTTTATTCGTCCCGGTGGGATTGGAGATGCTGTGCTCCTGATCCCAGCGATTCTTTCCTTCAGGAACAAGTATCCTAAAGCACGGATAACGGTTCTTGCTGAGAAGAGAAATGGTGCGGTTTTTACTCTATGTTCAGTTATCGATGAGATTTTGCTCTACGACAATAATGGCGAACTGTTTATGGCACTTCGCGGCAGCTACGATGCGGTAATAGATACCGAGCAGTGGCATCGGTTGTCGGCCGTAGTGGCGCGTATGACTTGGGCGCAGATTTTGATAGGTTTCGGCACAAATGTGCGTTCTCGTCTTTTTACGCATCAGCTTGACTATGAGCAGAGTGATTACGAAGAGACTAGTTTTTTGCGTCTTTTGACCTCGCTTGGAATTGCCGTAACGCAAACCTCTGTGCCGTTTCTGACGGTTCCTACTCCTGCGGCGTCTGTTGCTGAGGTGCTTCTTGGTGAACTTGCTGACAGAACCTTTGTTGTGATTTTTCCTGGAGCCAGTATTCCGGAACGTCGGTGGGGGGCGGATAAGTTTCGGCAGGTTGCGAAACGGTTATCAGCCAAAGGTGTCAGTGGGGTAGTTGTCGGGGGGGAGGATGACAGGGGGGAGGGGGAGCGCATTGTCGCTGATACCGGATGGCTGAATCTGATGGGGGAGACGTCGTTACAGGAAACTACGGCAATCATCGAAAGAAGCTCCCTCCTCGTCAGCGGCGATTCCGGCATCCTCCACATCGCCGTAGGCCTCGGCATTCCCACGGTCTCCCTCTTTGGTCCGGGGAGGGAAAAGAAATGGGCGCCCCGTGGCGACAATCATATTGTCATCAACAAGCATCTCCCCTGTTCTCCTTGCACCACCTTCGGCTATACGCCAAAATGTCCCATTAACGCTCGCTGCATGGCGGAAATATCCGTTGACGAGGTTGAGCAAGCGGTATTGACGCTTCTGGACCGGAAAAATTTTGACAAGCACCAACAAAAACCTTGA
- the thrS gene encoding threonine--tRNA ligase: protein MGDIKVALPDGSERVLAEGATVRDLAASIGAGLAKAAIAGKINGVAVDLTAPLVDGVKVEIITEKSPEALEIIRHSTSHLMAQAVKELFPQAKVTIGPAVENGFYYDFDVDHAFTPEDLEKIETRMRELAKSDLKLERQVLSKDEAIKLFRDMGENYKVELIEAIGDNTVSLYRQGDFVDLCRGPHLPSTANCRAFKLTSLAGAYWRGDEKNKMLQRVYGTAFADKKELDAYLERIEEAKRRDHRKLGRELDLFSFSDEVGAGFVIWHPNGAMLRTILEDFERKEHLKRGYDIVVGPQILKTDLWQRSGHYDNYRENMYFTEVEEQSFGIKPMNCLSHMMIYKSHLRSYRDLPLRFFELGTVHRHERAGVLHGLLRVRCFTQDDAHILCTPEQLDDEIKGVISFVNDVMGIFGFEFEMELSTRPEKSIGSDEDWERATNALLGALKDSGRPYEINEGDGAFYGPKIDIKLRDSLDRRWQCATIQCDFTLPERFDLTYVDADGERKRPVMVHRVILGSIERFIGVLIEHFAGNFPVWLSPVQAIVMTVTDNQQSYAAQVFEALRSSGIRVRKDFRNEKLGFKIREAQLQKIPYMLVIGDKEVESGTVTPRFRDGSNLAAMKPEEFVVFINEDVKRFK from the coding sequence ATGGGTGACATCAAGGTTGCACTGCCGGATGGTTCGGAAAGGGTTCTTGCCGAGGGGGCAACGGTGCGCGATCTGGCCGCCTCTATCGGCGCTGGGCTTGCAAAGGCCGCCATTGCCGGCAAAATCAACGGTGTTGCCGTCGATCTGACGGCGCCTCTTGTGGATGGCGTCAAGGTCGAGATCATAACCGAGAAGTCCCCTGAGGCCCTGGAGATTATCCGCCACTCCACCTCCCACCTCATGGCCCAGGCGGTCAAGGAGCTTTTCCCGCAGGCGAAGGTCACCATCGGACCCGCTGTCGAGAATGGTTTTTATTACGACTTTGATGTCGATCATGCCTTTACTCCCGAAGACCTTGAAAAAATAGAGACCCGAATGAGGGAGCTCGCCAAGTCTGACCTTAAGCTGGAGCGTCAGGTTCTCTCTAAGGATGAGGCTATCAAGCTCTTCCGGGATATGGGGGAGAACTACAAGGTCGAGTTGATTGAGGCCATTGGCGATAATACTGTATCTCTCTATCGTCAGGGGGATTTCGTCGATCTTTGTCGCGGCCCCCATCTCCCATCAACGGCCAACTGTCGTGCTTTCAAGCTTACTTCTCTTGCAGGCGCCTACTGGCGCGGCGACGAGAAGAATAAAATGCTCCAGCGGGTCTACGGAACCGCCTTTGCCGACAAGAAGGAACTCGATGCATATCTGGAGAGGATCGAAGAGGCCAAGCGCCGCGACCATCGCAAGCTGGGCAGGGAGCTCGATCTTTTCTCGTTTTCCGATGAGGTTGGGGCGGGGTTTGTAATCTGGCATCCTAACGGAGCCATGCTGCGGACCATTCTTGAAGATTTCGAGCGCAAGGAGCACCTGAAGCGCGGTTACGACATCGTTGTGGGGCCACAGATACTTAAGACTGATCTTTGGCAGCGTTCAGGCCACTACGATAACTACCGCGAAAACATGTATTTCACCGAAGTGGAGGAGCAGAGCTTCGGCATCAAGCCGATGAACTGTCTCAGTCACATGATGATATACAAGTCGCATCTGCGCAGTTATCGGGATCTGCCGCTCCGCTTCTTTGAACTCGGCACCGTGCACCGCCATGAGCGGGCCGGCGTCCTCCACGGGCTTCTGCGTGTTCGTTGCTTTACTCAGGACGATGCCCATATCCTCTGTACCCCGGAACAGCTCGATGACGAGATCAAGGGTGTCATTTCCTTTGTCAACGATGTCATGGGTATTTTCGGGTTCGAGTTCGAGATGGAACTCTCCACCCGGCCAGAAAAGTCCATCGGTTCCGATGAGGATTGGGAGCGGGCTACCAATGCGCTTCTCGGGGCGCTGAAGGATTCCGGACGTCCCTACGAGATTAATGAGGGGGACGGTGCATTTTATGGGCCGAAGATCGATATCAAACTGCGCGATTCTCTTGACAGAAGGTGGCAGTGTGCTACAATCCAGTGCGATTTTACGCTTCCTGAGCGGTTTGATTTAACCTATGTCGACGCAGATGGTGAAAGGAAGCGCCCTGTGATGGTTCACCGGGTGATTCTTGGTTCCATCGAGCGCTTCATAGGTGTTCTTATTGAACATTTTGCTGGTAATTTCCCCGTGTGGCTCTCGCCGGTTCAGGCAATCGTGATGACCGTCACGGACAATCAGCAGTCCTATGCCGCCCAGGTTTTCGAGGCGCTTCGCTCGAGCGGGATTCGGGTGCGGAAGGACTTCCGCAACGAAAAACTCGGGTTCAAGATCCGCGAAGCGCAGCTCCAGAAGATTCCGTACATGCTCGTCATTGGCGACAAGGAAGTGGAGTCCGGGACGGTGACTCCGCGGTTCCGTGATGGTTCGAACCTCGCGGCCATGAAGCCCGAGGAGTTTGTTGTGTTCATTAACGAAGACGTCAAGCGCTTCAAATAG
- a CDS encoding glycosyltransferase family 4 protein produces MVVCQANALARRGHQVTIRTATLATPFSLDDRIEINLTGSSSVAATLMDLFKGRFSFDLLIVDIIPLAVLAGIRFGRTKVIYYVQDWDVSYYRSLAFRSLIRLLYFVERSFLRIPVIVVSEHLLGKIGRTGIGATYVVENGIDLTLFNSKGRLHPAFAPGHIPTFLLFIRNDWRKGSDLALKVVKKLADRYPHAFGVVAVGNRPAIRPSQIDWIDKGFMDERQIADLMKQCDLFLYPSRHEGFGLMALEAFACGCLVVTTTAVGFAHDIENSLVAEVDDEQGLYSRLCCLLEKQIEIAPLVKKAEEFASEHPLELCMDRFCSVIEELNQ; encoded by the coding sequence ATGGTCGTTTGCCAGGCGAATGCCCTTGCTCGGCGCGGCCATCAAGTAACTATCCGTACCGCAACTTTAGCCACTCCCTTTTCTTTGGATGATCGGATTGAAATTAACCTTACGGGGAGCAGTTCAGTTGCTGCTACCTTGATGGATTTGTTTAAGGGGAGGTTTAGCTTCGACCTGTTGATCGTTGATATAATTCCCCTGGCAGTATTGGCTGGGATTCGCTTTGGCCGAACAAAGGTAATATATTACGTTCAAGATTGGGATGTTAGTTATTATCGTTCGCTTGCTTTTCGTTCGTTGATTCGCTTGCTGTATTTCGTTGAGAGATCTTTTTTGCGGATTCCGGTCATTGTGGTTTCAGAGCACTTGCTCGGTAAGATTGGTCGTACTGGAATAGGTGCCACTTATGTTGTAGAAAACGGCATTGATTTAACTCTCTTCAATAGTAAAGGTCGTCTTCACCCTGCGTTCGCTCCTGGTCATATCCCGACATTTCTGCTGTTCATCAGAAATGATTGGCGCAAAGGTTCTGATTTAGCTTTGAAAGTTGTGAAAAAGCTGGCGGATAGATACCCGCATGCTTTTGGAGTGGTTGCTGTTGGGAATCGACCAGCCATTAGGCCTTCGCAGATCGATTGGATTGACAAGGGTTTTATGGACGAGCGACAGATTGCGGACCTGATGAAACAGTGCGATCTTTTTCTCTATCCGTCCCGACATGAGGGGTTTGGCCTTATGGCTTTAGAAGCTTTTGCTTGTGGTTGTCTGGTGGTGACAACCACGGCAGTAGGCTTTGCTCACGATATTGAAAATTCCCTGGTTGCCGAAGTAGATGATGAACAGGGACTTTATTCCCGCCTCTGTTGTTTGTTGGAAAAGCAAATTGAAATTGCACCGTTGGTAAAAAAAGCCGAAGAATTTGCTTCTGAGCACCCGCTGGAACTGTGTATGGACAGGTTCTGTTCAGTGATTGAAGAACTGAATCAATGA
- the pheT gene encoding phenylalanine--tRNA ligase subunit beta — protein MIVTYNWLKEFVDFDLSPQELSDLLTMLGLEVEGVRHVGGGLDEVVVAVVEERSQHPNADKLSLCRVNNGKETLAIVCGAQNFKAGDKVALAQIGAVLPGDFKIKRSKIRGEESCGMLCSEKELGLAAESEGIIILPTDLPLGVPVFDALGLKDTIFEIGLTPNRADCLSVVGIAREIAAKLGTTVKYARPSVKESVVPISERAQVIVEDSDLCPRYTARYIAGCSIGPSPAWLVRRLEAVGMRSINNVVDVTNYVLMEYGHPLHAFDADLLAGGKIVVRRAAAGERFTTLDGQERVLTESDLTIRDGEKGVALAGIMGGENSEIRQETSNILLESAYFNPSAIRRTSKRLGLHTESSHRFERGADVDILVTALDRAASLIAELAGGRVATGTIDVYPRPLPRRTVRFRVDQCNRLLGIQLTADEMAAIFNRLEFKVNVVEPELFDIDVPSCRVDIEREIDLVEEVARLNGYNNIPVTMPKARVFSDRPTRHQRLEKQLRNVMVGQGFSEVITFSFMAPGILDKLLLAHDDPRRSVVRLRNPLVEEQSVMRTTLLPGLLDVAARNINYRMLTLRLFELRRVYLPAEGQELPREPLHLAGIMTGVRYREGWNQERHQVDFYDVKGVIEHILDEFAIGSVVFVQDRLDPYFHPGKACSILCGNELLGSFGELHPDIHDNFGIDQSVYYLDLDFEKLAMVSSDNVAIKPPSRFPDTFRDIAMLIKDETPASTIVECISGLRIREVECAEIFDHYKGSHVPEGFKSIAVRIRYRSHERTLVDNEVTPLHQRIVDTLVKKLAVTIR, from the coding sequence ATGATCGTTACGTACAACTGGCTCAAGGAATTCGTTGATTTCGACCTTTCGCCGCAGGAGCTTTCGGATCTTCTGACCATGCTTGGTCTCGAAGTGGAAGGAGTTCGCCATGTTGGGGGCGGACTTGATGAGGTCGTCGTTGCCGTTGTGGAGGAGAGGTCCCAGCATCCCAACGCGGATAAACTTTCCCTCTGCAGGGTGAACAACGGTAAAGAGACGCTTGCCATCGTGTGTGGCGCCCAGAACTTCAAGGCCGGAGATAAAGTTGCCCTGGCCCAGATAGGTGCAGTTCTGCCGGGCGATTTCAAAATCAAGCGTTCCAAGATCAGGGGCGAGGAGTCCTGCGGGATGCTTTGCTCCGAGAAGGAACTTGGTCTGGCCGCTGAGTCCGAGGGGATCATCATTCTTCCGACAGACCTTCCCCTTGGCGTTCCGGTATTTGATGCCCTTGGCCTCAAAGATACCATATTCGAGATTGGACTAACGCCTAACAGAGCTGATTGTCTGAGCGTTGTGGGTATTGCTCGTGAGATTGCCGCGAAGCTCGGCACCACCGTCAAGTATGCCCGTCCCTCGGTGAAGGAATCTGTCGTCCCTATCAGTGAGCGCGCTCAGGTGATTGTGGAAGACTCCGATCTGTGCCCGCGCTATACGGCCCGTTACATTGCCGGCTGCTCCATCGGGCCGTCACCGGCGTGGCTTGTAAGGCGCCTTGAGGCAGTGGGAATGCGTTCCATCAATAATGTGGTGGATGTCACCAACTATGTCCTCATGGAGTACGGCCATCCCCTCCACGCGTTCGATGCCGATCTCCTTGCCGGCGGTAAGATTGTTGTGCGTCGTGCCGCAGCAGGGGAGCGCTTCACCACCCTTGACGGCCAGGAGCGTGTTCTGACGGAGTCCGACCTGACGATTCGGGACGGCGAGAAAGGGGTTGCCCTGGCCGGGATCATGGGGGGAGAGAACTCGGAGATTCGTCAGGAGACCTCCAACATCCTTCTGGAGAGCGCTTATTTCAATCCGTCTGCGATCCGTAGAACCTCGAAGCGTCTCGGTCTCCACACAGAGTCATCCCACCGTTTCGAGCGCGGTGCTGATGTCGACATCCTTGTTACGGCCCTTGACCGTGCCGCCTCGTTGATTGCTGAGCTTGCGGGGGGGAGAGTTGCCACGGGGACCATTGATGTCTATCCCCGTCCTTTGCCCCGCCGCACCGTCAGGTTTCGCGTCGACCAGTGCAACAGGTTGCTGGGCATTCAGTTAACTGCCGATGAGATGGCAGCTATCTTTAATCGCCTTGAGTTTAAAGTTAACGTGGTTGAACCGGAGCTCTTTGACATCGACGTTCCCTCCTGCCGGGTCGATATCGAGCGGGAGATCGATCTTGTTGAGGAGGTGGCACGGCTTAACGGCTATAACAACATTCCGGTCACCATGCCCAAGGCCCGGGTCTTTTCCGACCGTCCCACACGCCACCAGCGCCTCGAAAAACAGCTGAGGAATGTCATGGTGGGGCAAGGCTTCAGCGAGGTGATCACCTTTAGCTTCATGGCTCCCGGGATACTTGACAAGCTTCTCTTGGCCCATGACGACCCCAGGCGCTCCGTTGTGCGGTTGCGCAACCCCCTTGTGGAAGAGCAGTCGGTGATGCGCACGACGCTTCTTCCCGGACTTCTCGATGTAGCTGCAAGAAACATCAATTATCGCATGCTCACGCTTCGGCTCTTTGAGTTGCGGCGCGTCTATCTGCCGGCCGAGGGGCAGGAGTTGCCCCGGGAGCCCCTCCACCTTGCAGGAATCATGACCGGCGTTCGCTATCGTGAGGGGTGGAATCAGGAGCGGCATCAGGTTGATTTCTATGACGTAAAGGGTGTTATCGAACATATCCTTGACGAGTTTGCCATCGGATCTGTTGTGTTTGTCCAGGATCGTCTCGATCCTTATTTTCACCCGGGCAAGGCATGCTCGATCCTCTGTGGCAACGAACTGCTCGGCTCGTTTGGTGAGCTCCATCCCGATATTCATGACAATTTCGGCATTGATCAGTCCGTCTACTATCTTGACCTCGATTTTGAGAAGCTCGCTATGGTGAGTTCGGACAACGTTGCCATTAAGCCGCCCTCCCGGTTCCCTGATACGTTCCGCGACATTGCCATGCTTATCAAAGATGAAACTCCGGCATCGACGATCGTGGAGTGCATCAGTGGACTGAGAATACGTGAGGTGGAATGCGCCGAGATATTTGACCACTATAAGGGATCTCATGTTCCTGAGGGATTCAAGAGCATTGCGGTTAGAATCAGGTACCGTTCCCATGAAAGAACACTTGTCGACAACGAGGTTACACCGCTGCATCAACGTATTGTCGATACTCTGGTTAAAAAGTTAGCGGTCACGATACGTTAA
- a CDS encoding ABC transporter ATP-binding protein, translated as MSSDALLIFSDVWKKYSRAEAFHRSIREDLSCFLRSDLNLRNKDEFWALKGANFSLHPGECVGLTGPNGAGKSTILKLVARVTSPSSGDIRQTAKVAPLIEVGAGFHPDLTGRQNIYMNGTIIGLSLSDIRKQMTSIIDFSELAEFIDTPVKKYSSGMYLKLAVAIAFHSPAKILLVDEILSVADELFRNKCLERIRRFCEAGGGVVLVSHDQRILNSVTDRTIRLVSGEIVS; from the coding sequence ATGTCCTCTGATGCCTTGTTGATATTTTCTGATGTTTGGAAAAAATACTCTCGTGCAGAAGCATTCCATCGTTCAATCCGCGAAGACCTAAGCTGTTTTCTCCGGTCTGATCTTAATCTTCGAAATAAGGACGAATTCTGGGCATTAAAAGGGGCGAATTTTTCATTGCATCCAGGGGAATGTGTCGGCTTGACCGGCCCTAACGGAGCAGGGAAAAGTACAATTTTGAAACTTGTTGCGCGTGTAACGTCTCCGAGTTCCGGAGATATTCGACAAACGGCGAAAGTTGCACCTCTGATTGAGGTTGGGGCGGGTTTTCATCCTGATTTGACCGGTAGACAAAATATCTATATGAACGGGACAATTATAGGGCTGTCTCTTTCTGATATTCGCAAACAGATGACAAGCATTATCGATTTTTCTGAATTGGCTGAATTCATTGATACGCCTGTAAAAAAATACTCTTCTGGAATGTATCTAAAGCTTGCAGTTGCTATCGCATTCCATAGTCCGGCAAAAATTCTATTAGTTGACGAGATCCTTTCGGTGGCGGATGAGTTGTTCCGGAATAAATGTCTGGAGAGGATTAGACGTTTCTGTGAAGCTGGCGGGGGAGTTGTGCTCGTTTCGCATGATCAAAGGATACTCAATTCAGTAACTGACCGGACGATCAGGCTGGTTAGTGGCGAAATTGTGTCATAA
- the pheS gene encoding phenylalanine--tRNA ligase subunit alpha, translating into MKEQLDGLLQSALKEIDGAGSEEALQELRIKYLGKKGALTAVMKGLGALSAEERPVVGQLANTVKDQLEAHLDETLAQVRDASKRERLQRERLDVTLPGRRLPHGTKHPITLVIEEISEIFAGLGFRVAEGPEVELDFYNFEALNFPKDHPARDMQDTFFVDDSILLRTHTSPVQVRTMLKHAPPVRIISPGTVYRCDSDATHSPMFHQIEGLMVDTGVTFGDLKGILTNFVNQYFGKGIGVRLRPSFFPFTEPSAEVDIACVMCKGKGCRVCKESGWLEILGAGMIDPEVYRHVGYDPETISGFAFGMGVERVAMLKYGIGDLRLFFDNDVRFLQQF; encoded by the coding sequence ATGAAAGAACAACTCGACGGACTTCTTCAGTCCGCCCTTAAAGAGATTGATGGGGCTGGGAGCGAAGAGGCTCTCCAGGAGCTGCGGATAAAATATCTTGGCAAGAAGGGCGCCTTGACAGCCGTCATGAAGGGACTTGGTGCTCTCTCCGCCGAAGAGCGGCCTGTGGTGGGACAATTGGCCAATACGGTTAAAGACCAACTCGAGGCACACCTTGATGAGACTCTTGCCCAGGTACGCGACGCCAGCAAGCGCGAGCGGCTTCAGCGCGAGCGTCTTGATGTCACGCTGCCAGGTCGAAGGCTCCCCCATGGCACGAAACACCCCATTACGCTGGTCATCGAGGAGATATCGGAGATTTTTGCCGGTCTCGGTTTCCGGGTGGCCGAGGGGCCTGAGGTTGAACTCGATTTCTATAATTTTGAAGCCCTCAACTTCCCCAAGGACCACCCCGCCAGGGATATGCAGGACACGTTCTTCGTGGATGATTCCATCCTGCTGAGAACCCATACGTCGCCGGTTCAGGTGCGAACTATGCTCAAACATGCTCCGCCGGTGAGGATCATTTCTCCGGGGACGGTTTATCGCTGCGACTCCGATGCGACCCATTCCCCCATGTTCCACCAGATCGAGGGATTGATGGTCGATACTGGCGTGACCTTCGGTGATCTCAAGGGGATTCTGACTAACTTCGTGAATCAGTATTTCGGCAAGGGAATAGGGGTCCGTTTGCGGCCGAGCTTTTTCCCCTTCACGGAGCCCAGCGCCGAGGTCGACATTGCCTGCGTTATGTGCAAGGGGAAAGGCTGTCGCGTCTGCAAAGAGAGCGGATGGCTGGAGATTCTCGGCGCCGGCATGATCGATCCCGAGGTGTACCGTCATGTGGGGTATGACCCGGAAACCATTTCCGGTTTCGCTTTCGGCATGGGGGTTGAGCGGGTCGCCATGCTCAAGTACGGCATCGGTGATCTGCGTCTTTTCTTTGATAACGATGTCCGTTTCCTGCAGCAATTCTGA